A window from Vigna angularis cultivar LongXiaoDou No.4 chromosome 7, ASM1680809v1, whole genome shotgun sequence encodes these proteins:
- the LOC108337295 gene encoding E3 ubiquitin-protein ligase ATL23-like has product MLDSVLLALFLPCLGMTAVFVVYMCLLWYATTHHPDPHLPAKPVSDAGLSPSQLQKLPSITGKDLLMGSECAVCLDDIATDQPARLVPGCNHAFHVECADTWLSKHPLCPLCRAKLDPTLFSSSENPC; this is encoded by the coding sequence ATGCTGGACTCCGTCCTTCTGGCGTTGTTCTTGCCTTGCCTTGGCATGACCGCCGTTTTCGTCGTTTACATGTGTCTTCTATGGTACGCCACCACTCACCACCCCGATCCCCACCTACCGGCCAAGCCCGTCTCCGACGCCGGCCTCTCCCCCTCGCAGCTCCAAAAGCTTCCCTCCATCACCGGAAAAGACCTTCTCATGGGCTCCGAATGCGCCGTCTGCCTCGACGACATCGCCACCGACCAACCCGCTCGACTCGTTCCCGGTTGCAACCACGCCTTCCATGTGGAATGCGCTGACACCTGGCTCTCCAAGCACCCTCTCTGCCCTCTCTGCAGAGCCAAACTCGACCCCACGCTTTTCTCTTCCTCGGAAAATCCTTGCTGA